In a single window of the Drosophila albomicans strain 15112-1751.03 chromosome 3, ASM965048v2, whole genome shotgun sequence genome:
- the LOC117568119 gene encoding 40S ribosomal protein S14a, translating to MAPRKAKVQKEEVQVQLGPQVRDGEVVFGVAHIFASFNDTFVHVTDLSGRETITRVTGGMKVKADRDEASPYAAMLAAQDVAEKCKLLGITALHIKLRATGGNKTKTPGPGAQSALRALARSSMKIGRIEDVTPIPSDSTRRKGGRRGRRL from the coding sequence ATGGCTCCCCGAAAGGCGAAAGTGCAAAAGGAAGAAGTGCAGGTTCAACTGGGACCTCAGGTGCGCGATGGCGAGGTTGTTTTTGGCGTTGCCCACATCTTCGCCAGTTTCAACGACACTTTCGTGCATGTTACGGATTTGTCGGGACGTGAAACCATCACACGCGTCACTGGCGGCATGAAGGTGAAGGCAGATCGTGATGAGGCTTCTCCTTACGCCGCCATGTTGGCAGCCCAAGACGTGGCTGAGAAGTGCAAGTTACTCGGCATCACAGCGTTGCACATTAAACTACGTGCAACTGGCGGCAACAAGACGAAGACTCCCGGACCCGGCGCTCAATCAGCGTTGCGCGCTTTGGCTCGTTCCTCCATGAAGATCGGACGCATTGAGGATGTCACGCCCATACCATCGGACTCCACACGCCGCAAGGGCGGACGTCGTGGTCGTCGActataa
- the LOC117569369 gene encoding condensin complex subunit 1: MEESHDFQFILPLNNNDLLNSRGDQFYVQQIYAANEIPEQLLACKSKVHHSDPFYIFEHFDTYYSIIESKANDAAAIRNLMRAFDLLYLTVDQLGGQLAPLLASNEAPSSRDRVRYLNLTKMCIYLMTQTVKRIDVVVQQVLKEQQFNQQKKRGKQAETLEQYPDWDVKRGKFLVQLFNMMQHHLEKLWNPPVAEESFVTMVCDICYRTLELVPPRPDNRHVIDTLFHIFGIAIKRYNHAITFPARTLQILRSTEHASTAVANGILLLHEEYSISTVFSIIMKDLVEALTLDTSDTAVSRNFSNFLTEFSGIAPKLMIPHLSKLGDELLDCESHVLRNCVLQIMGDAIVSELTSEELDDEMKEARNEFLDNLVAHVNDISAHVRSKVMHIWHHLKEQHAIPLSFQIKVLREAVDRLEDKSSLVRRAAIQLIKAFLENNPYSGKLSLEELIKKHEKEVQVMEQLDEVIAEERKQAEKFTEQWETVVPELSPIVEENVREFPELQFDKEEELDVLINRILPLLLDKNYKDAVVLVRKADYMAGNQDLSQQLKPEEHCAYLLALFNTYIKLANGCKDSSEEMLKQIKTVDFLKDSIEFSHVATSAMPKMLEMLLSKTNTDVFEAVDLFTTGYLFGIHGTETGMQRMLNLVWSSDKEKRDAVSNAYRRVLFTTDLTGRAHAIKVVQNLSKFLSKIEYGHYTAMEMLMGEWVASENIDALIIQVLFERFTLKLEGTTKDESRLALQLLIMASQSKSTIASANRTIIEDIAIGDRVRQDPRIYTACLQLLVNSIDANNNSKYYKRYPSNAKFVRDITSLFLSFFFHPKLPEFDSLAMSLFEYYYRMCQAPDELAQNIVSELIRRFNKQWLITDTQPEELPPTQTTDIPYSQTLPLTQDPSQTVLPSQPPKGPVRMPVYLVSRFVFCIGFMIIKEMIFLDMDVYNNMKFREELTALEEKKNKKDVASALRRQTMNVSAMEVRKRLSGVAAEPQQEPDDDLVGATAEDNIAEEINAICEDMLLYNPSALMSKIYPIIIEICKKPGEYRDPQLQQAATLTLARLMTVSSKFCESNMSFLMNILNLTKNMKIKCNTVVGLSDLTFRFPNIIEPWTSHFYAQLHEENSELRLTAVKMLSHLILHEMIRVKGQIADLALCIVDESDEIKNITQQFFKEIANKSNILYNVLPDIISKLGDIKLHLEEDKYRTIMRYILGLIQKDRQIETLVEKLCLRFPLTRTERQWRDIAYCLSLLSYNERALKKLIDNVQHFKDKVQIDEVYQSFKLIISSTSKLAKPELKAVVAEFETRLNECLQVTEPGANPPAEGAPAAGNETRMNKTKTAKSANKAQSGRQPKRRNARQKSSSEEESSEEEASARRQAGKQPKQHQRKQTVASSDESESSEEERPAPAKNQSSRRRK; the protein is encoded by the exons ATGGAAGAGTCTCACgattttcagtttattttacCATTAAACAACAATGATTTACTCAATTCTCGTGGCGATCAGTTTTATGTACAACAGATCTATGCTGCCAATGAGATACCAGAACAATTACTTG CTTGCAAATCAAAGGTGCATCATAGTGATCCATTCTATATATTCGAGCACTTTGACACCTACTATTCGATCATCGAATCAAAGGCCAACGATGCTGCGGCCATACGCAATCTTATGCGCGCCTTCGACCTACTGTACCTCACAGTGGACCAATTGGGTGGCCAATTGGCGCCTTTGCTTGCCAGCAATGAGGCGCCGTCTTCGCGGGATCGTGTGCGCTACCTAAATCTCACAAAGATGTGCATATATTTGATGACTCAAACGGTGAAACGCATCGATGTTGTTGTCCAGCAAGTGCTGAAGGAGCAGCAATTTAATCAGCAGAAGAAGCGCGGCAAACAGGCAGAGACATTGGAACAGTATCCGGACTGGGATGTGAAGCGAGGAAAGTTTCTGGTACAACTCTTTAATATGATGCAGCATCACTTGGAAAAGCTCTGGAATCCTCCAGTTGCCGAGGAGAGCTTTGTAAC CATGGTGTGCGATATATGCTACCGAACCTTGGAGCTAGTGCCACCTCGGCCTGATAATCGACATGTCATCGACACGTTGTTTCACAtctttggcattgccattAAACGCTACAATCATGCCATCACTTTTCCGGCTCGTACACTGCAAATTTTAAGGAGCACCGAGCATGCTTCCACAGCTGTGGCAAATGGCATTCTTTTGCTACATGAGGAGTACAGCATTTCCACCGTATTCTCCATCATCATGAAGGATCTTGTGGAAGCACTCACTCTCGACACTTCGGATACAGCTGTGTCGCGTAACTTTTCCAATTTCCTCACCGAATTCTCGGGTATTGCACCCAAGCTGATGATCCCCCATTTGTCCAAGCTGGGCGACGAattgctcgactgtgagtcGCATGTGCTGCGCAATTGTGTGCTCCAGATCATGGGCGATGCTATAGTGAGCGAGCTAACCTCCGAAGAGCTGGACGATGAAATGAAGGAGGCGCGCAATGAGTTTCTCGATAATTTAGTGGCTCATGTCAACGATATTTCGGCGCATGTGCGTTCTAAAGTGATGCACATTTGGCATCATCTCAAGGAACAACATGCCATACCACTAAGCTTTCAGATCAAGGTGTTGCGCGAGGCTGTTGATCGGCTGGAGGACAAGAGTTCGTTGGTCAGAAGGGCAGCTATACAGCTGATAAAAGCATTTCTCGAGAATAATCCCTATTCAGGGAAGCTATCGCTCGAGGAATTGATAAAGAAACACGAAAAGGAAGTGCAGGTCATGGAACAGTTAGATGAAGTGATTGCCGAGGAACGGAAGCAAGCCGAGAAGTTCACTGAGCAATGGGAGACTGTGGTGCCAGAGTTGTCGCCTATTGTCGAAGAGAATGTGAGGGAGT TTCCAGAGCTGCAGTTTGATAAAGAAGAGGAATTAGACGTGTTGATCAATAGGATTCTGCCGCTGCTTTTGGATAAGAACTATAAGGACGCCGTAGTGCTGGTGCGTAAGGCTGATTACATGGCAGGCAACCAGGATCTAAG TCAACAGCTGAAGCCGGAGGAGCACTGCGCCTATCTGCTGGCCTTGTTTAACACGTATATCAAGCTGGCAAATGGCTGCAAGGACAGC AGCGAAGAAATgctaaaacaaatcaaaacagttGATTTTCTCAAGGACAGCATCGAGTTCTCGCATGTGGCCACTAGCGCTATGCCAAAAATGCTGGAAATGCTGCTGTCCAAGACGAACACGGATGTGTTTGAGGCCGTAGATCTGTTTACCACCGGCTATCTCTTTGGCATTCATGGCACCGAGACGGGCATGCAACGCATGTTGAATCTTGTGTGGTCCTCGGACAAAGAGAAGCGTGATGCAGTTTCCAATGCCTATCGCCGCGTGCTCTTTACTACGGATCTAACAGGCAGAGCGCATGCCATTAAGGTTGTGCAGAATCTATCCAAATTTCTCTCGAAAATCGAATACGGACACTACACGGCCATGGAAATGTTGATGGGCGAGTGGGTGGCTAGCGAAAACATTGATGCACTCATTATCCAAGTGCTATTCGAACGCTTCACGTTGAAGCTGGAGGGAACCACTAAAGATGAGTCCCGGTTAGCATTGCAGTTGCTGATTATGGCCTCTCAGTCAAAGTCAACAATTGCGTCTGCAAATCGAACGATCATCGAAGACATTGCCATTGGCGATCGCGTGAGACAGGATCCTCGCATCTACACTGCTTGTCTGCAGCTGCTGGTTAACAGCATcgacgccaacaacaatagcaagtACTATAAACGCTATCCCAGTAATGCCAAATTCGTGCGCGACATTACAAGCTTGTTCCTGAGCTTTTTCTTCCACCCCAAACTGCCGGAATTTGATAGCTTGGCCATGAGTCTGTTTGAATACTATTATCGCATGTGCCAAGCACCAGATGAGCTTGCCCAAAATATTGTCAGCGAATTAATCAGGCGTTTTAACAAGCAATGGTTGATTACGGATACCCAGCCAGAAGAGCTGCCTCCCACACAGACCACGGACATTCCATATTCACAGACCCTGCCACTGACACAAGATCCCAGTCAGACTGTGTTGCCATCGCAACCTCCTAAAGGTCCAGTTCGTATGCCAGTTTATTTGGTTTCGCGGTTTGTGTTCTGCATTGGCTTCATGATCATCAAGGAGATGATCTTCCTGGACATGGATGTGtacaataatatgaaattccGTGAAGAGCTGACGGCTCTCgaggagaagaagaacaaaaagGACGTAGCGAGTGCATTGCGTCGCCAGACAATGAACGTGTCCGCCATGGAGGTGCGAAAGCGTTTATCGGGTGTGGCTGCCGAGCCGCAACAGGAACCCGACGATGACTTGGTGGGCGCTACCGCTGAGGACAACATTGCGGAGGAAATCAATGCCATTTGCGAAGATATGCTGCTATATAACCCAAGTGCGCTAATGTCCAAGATCTATccaattattattgaaatatgcaAGAAACCTGGCGAGTATCGAGATCCGCAGTTGCAACAGGCGGCGACTCTGACGTTGGCACGCTTGATGACTGTCTCCTCGAAGTTCTGTGAATCGAACATGTCCTTCCTTATGAACATACTCAATCTGACCAAGAACATGAAGATCAAGTGCAATACGGTCGTGGGACTGTCCGACTTGACCTTTCGTTTTCCGAATATTATTGAGCCTTGGACGAGTCATTTTTATGCGCAGCTGCATGAGGAGAACTCTGAACTACGTCTGACTGCGGTCAAGATGCTGTCACATCTCATTCTGCACGAAATGATACGTGTCAAGGGTCAGATCGCTGATTTGGCCTTGTGCATTGTCGATGAGAGCGATGAGATTAAGAACATCACACAGCAGTTCTTTAAGGAGATTGCCAACAAATCGAATATATTGTACAATGTGCTGCCCGACATTATCTCCAAGCTGGGCGACATTAAGCTGCATCTGGAAGAGGACAAATATCGCACCATTATGCGCTACATCCTCGGACTCATCCAGAAGGATCGCCAAATCGAAACGCTGGTGGAGAAGCTCTGTCTACGTTTTCCACTGACGCGGACAGAGCGTCAATGGCGTGACATTGCCTATTGCTTGAGTCTTCTCAGCTACAATGAGCGTGCTCTAAAGAAGCTGATTGACAATGTGCAACACTTCAAGGACAAGGTGCAGATCGACGAGGTCTACCAGTCCTTCAAGCTCATCATTAGCAGCACTTCGAAGCTTGCCAAGCCAGAACTCAAGGCAGTTGTTGCAGAATTTGAGACGCGCCTCAACGAATGCCTGCAGGTGACTGAGCCAGGCGCCAATCCACCAGCCGAAGGTGCACCGGCTGCCGGCAATGAGACGCGTATGAACAAAACAAAGACCGCGAAGTCAGCGAACAAGGCACAGAGTGGCCGACAGCCTAAGCGTCGAAATGCCCGTCAAAAGAGCAGTTCAGAGGAGGAGAGTTCCGAGGAAGAAGCATCTGCTCGGCGCCAAGCGGGGAAACAGCCGAAGCAACATCAACGCAAGCAGACCGTAGCCTCGTCGGACGAGAGTGAATCCTCCGAGGAGGAGCGTCCAGCGCCTGCCAAGAATCAATCGAGCAGAAGACGCAAATGA
- the LOC117567915 gene encoding phospholipase A2: protein MTPINLMLLSSFIGATWAFGDEAIFEDEDIYNQALPPVPHTGITVPGTKWCGPGNTAANYEDLGRERETDRCCRAHDHCEEIMESHGSLHGLPNNTDWFPILKCNCEQQFINCLQAVNTMTSNTLGRIYYGTRSKCFALGFPTTGCKQYQEGTFRKRCVRYTVNKQAAKLWQFYDMPFYTNAATLLNKS, encoded by the exons ATGACGCCGATTAACTTGATGCTATTAAGTTCGTTCATTGGAGCTACATGGGCATTTGGCGATGAGGCCATCTTCGAGGATGAGGACATTTATAATCAGGCATTGCCGCCAGTGCCGCACACAGGCATCACTGTGCCTGGCACAAAGTGGTGTGGCCCAGGAAATACTGCAGCCAACTACGAGGACCTGGGACGTGAGAGGGAAACTGATAGATGTTGTCGTGCCCACGACCATTGCGAGGAGATAATGGAGTCACATGGCTCGCTGCATGGACTGCCCAACAACACGGATTGGTTTCCCAT TCTCAAGTGCAACTGCGAACAGCAGTTTATCAATTGCCTGCAGGCTGTTAACACCATGACTTCCAATACTTTGGGTCGCATCTACTATGGAACACGCAGCAAATGCTTTGCTCTGGGCTTCCCCACCACCGGATGCAAGCAGTACCAGGAGGGCACTTTCCGTAAGCGCTGTGTTCGTTACACTGTCAACAAGCAGGCGGCCAAGTTGTGGCAGTTCTATGATATGCCATTTTACACAAATGCTGCGACACTATTAAATAAATCCTGA
- the LOC117569814 gene encoding protein sine oculis, protein MLQHPATDFYDLAAANAAAVLTARHTPPYSPTGLGGSVVALHNNNNNNSTSNNNNNLDMLTHNGGTVGVGVVGGVSATGLHLNSSSNGGGGGAGGGGGGGGANAAGRETLPSFGFTQEQVACVCEVLQQAGNIERLGRFLWSLPQCDKLQLNESVLKAKAVVAFHRGQYKELYRLLEHHHFSAQNHAKLQALWLKAHYVEAEKLRGRPLGAVGKYRVRRKFPLPRTIWDGEETSYCFKEKSRSVLRDWYAHNPYPSPREKRDLAEATGLTTTQVSNWFKNRRQRDRAAEHKDGSTDKQHLDSSSDSEMEGNMLSSQSAQQQQQQQQHAAAPHHSHHSQQQQQSPGSNNNNNNNSSSNGNSNSLHQQHQQHQQLQHVAADQSLQHHQQQHQQHAAAAAAAAAASKSSAAAAAAAVAASQMPPLSAAVAYSHLHSVMGAMPMYDMGEYQHL, encoded by the exons atGCTTCAACATCCCGCCACAGATTTCTACGATTTGGCCGCTGCCAATGCGGCTGCAGTGCTTACCGCCCGCCACACGCCCCCTTATAGCCCCACGGGGCTGGGCGGATCGGTGGTGGCGCtgcacaataacaacaacaacaatagcacaagcaataacaataataatctcGATATGCTGACGCACAACGGCGGCAcagtgggcgtgggcgtggtcgGAGGCGTCTCAGCCACTGGACTGCATCtgaatagcagcagcaatggagGCGGAGGTGGTGCAGGCGGAGGAGGCGGCGGTGGAGGCGCCAATGCAGCTGGACGCGAAACTCTTCCCAGCTTCGGCTTCACCCAAGAGCAGGTggcctgtgtgtgtgag GTTCTGCAGCAAGCGGGCAACATCGAAAGACTGGGTCGCTTCCTTTGGTCGCTGCCACAATGTGATAAACTGCAACTGAACGAGTCTGTGCTGAAGGCCAAGGCGGTCGTCGCATTCCATCGTGGTCAGTACAAGGAGCTGTACCGGCTGCTCGAACATCATCACTTCTCGGCCCAAAATCACGCCAAGCTGCAAGCTCTGTGGTTGAAAG CGCATTACGTGGAAGCCGAAAAACTGCGCGGAAGACCTTTGGGTGCCGTGGGCAAATATCGTGTTCGCCGTAAATTTCCATTGCCCCGCACAATTTGGGATGGCGAGGAGACGAGCTACTGTTTTAAG GAGAAATCGCGTTCCGTATTGAGAGACTGGTATGCGCACAATCCATATCCATCGCCCCGCGAGAAACGAGACCTGGCCGAGGCCACAGGGCTGACCACGACACAG GTCTCCAATTGGTTCAAGAATCGACGACAAAGAGATCGCGCCGCCGAGCATAAAGA CGGCTCTACGGACAAGCAACATTTGGACTCGTCCAGCGATTCGGAAATGGAGGGTAACATGCTCTCCAGTCAAAgcgcacaacagcaacaacaacagcagcaacatgctgCCGCCCCGCATCACTCGCATCactcacagcaacagcagcaatcgccaggcagcaataataacaacaacaacaacagcagcagcaatggcaacagcaatagtttgcatcagcaacatcaacagcatcagcaactgcaacacgtTGCTGCCGATCAAAGCctgcaacatcatcagcagcagcatcaacagcatgCGGCggccgcagcggcagcagcagctgccagcaAGAGCAGcgctgcggcggcggcagcagcggttGCTGCCTCCCAAATGCCGCCGCTTTCGGCAGCGGTTGCATACTCCCATCTACACAGTGTGATGGGTGCCATGCCCATGTATGATATGGGCGAGTATCAGCACTTATGA
- the LOC117567913 gene encoding calcium/calmodulin-dependent protein kinase type 1-like → MGSNHTTRGSIEDKYDILCLIGSGAFSKVRLVETRTSPVERYAVKIVERTSFIGKEEFLDNEIEVLKRFSRLESEAEPLSHPNIVQLFEIYEDLSKVYLVMELVTGGELFDRIVDRGYYSERDASQLLKQLFDAVNYLHQHGIVHRDLKPENLLYYSPDEDSKIMIADFGFAKMDTSSLLVTECGTLGYAAPEIIARVAYGRAVDVWSLGVIAYILLCGYPPFYDSNDAMLYTKITRGFYEFHSEYWDEISESAKNLVSNLLCVNVNERYTCQQALDHPWISGNEAISRNIHDSVSQQLRKNFVKSRWRRVVQVNTVIRNMQQLALNSKNIPQEDANKTNSNHCK, encoded by the coding sequence atggGATCAAATCACACTACACGAGGTTCAATAGAGGACAAATATGATATCCTTTGCTTAATAGGATCGGGAGCATTTTCCAAAGTGCGCTTGGTCGAGACTAGAACGAGCCCAGTGGAACGATATGCAGTTAAAATAGTTGAGAGAACATCCTTTATTGGTAAGGAAGAGTTTTTGGATAACGAAATTGAAGTGCTGAAAAGATTTAGCAGATTGGAATCAGAAGCAGAACCATTATCGCATCCAAATATTGTGCAACTGTTTGAAATATACGAAGATCTCTCCAAAGTATATCTGGTCATGGAACTGGTCACCGGTGGCGAATTATTTGATCGGATTGTGGACAGAGGTTACTACAGTGAACGCGATGCATCTCAACTGCTCAAGCAACTTTTCGACGCTGTCAACTATCTGCATCAGCATGGGATTGTCCATCGAGATCTTAAGCCCGAAAATCTTTTATACTACAGTCCAGACGAAGATAGTAAAATAATGATTGCTGACTTTGGATTTGCAAAAATGGACACGTCGAGCCTATTGGTAACTGAGTGTGGAACTCTAGGATATGCGGCACCAGAAATCATTGCTAGAGTGGCATATGGAAGGGCTGTGGATGTCTGGAGTCTGGGTGTGATCGCCTACATACTGCTCTGTGGCTATCCTCCATTCTATGATTCCAATGATGCCAtgttatataccaaaataactaGAGGTTTCTATGAATTCCATTCGGAGTATTGGGATGAAATAAGTGAATCTGCCAAGAATTTGGTATCGAATTTATTGTGTGTTAATGTGAATGAGCGTTACACATGCCAGCAGGCATTAGATCATCCCTGGATATCTGGCAATGAGGCAATTAGTCGCAACATACACGACTCTGTGTCCCAGCAGCTTAGAAAAAACTTTGTTAAGTCCCGTTGGAGGCGAGTAGTCCAAGTCAACACAGTCATCCGAAACATGCAGCAATTGGCACTCAACAGTAAGAACATACCACAGGAggatgcaaataaaacaaattcaaatcactGTAAATAA
- the LOC117571196 gene encoding uncharacterized protein LOC117571196, whose amino-acid sequence MRKTWKKPLHKRKIWTEISWTGRFVYYMQPLVEHLFDIWLQQLPFPTILKGLYTCGLLFFLLLPILYPLTVLGFYYAIFQYVGERHWDAVFPQKWDLIGAASVLWNFEITNKSYLLFLNMYLDRCRVIITAISSTVDYFRMAYCLLTN is encoded by the exons ATGCGAAAGACCTGGAAGAAGCCACTTCATAAGCGCAAAATT TGGACGGAAATATCATGGACGGGTCGCTTTGTCTATTATATGCAACCTCTGGTGGAACACTTGTTTGATATTTGGTTGCAGCAATTGCCCTTTCCAACGATCCTCAAAGGTCTTTATACGTGCGGTCTGCTCTTCTTCCTATTGCTACCGATTCTCTATCCGTTGACGGTGCTGGGATTCTACTATGCCATTTTCCAGTATGTGGGTGAAAGGCATTGGGATGCTGTGTTCCCCCAGAAATGGGATTTAATCGGTGCAGCATCAGTTTTGTGGAACTTTGAGATAACAAACAAGTCGTATCTgctctttttaaatatgtaccTAGATCGATGTCGTGTTATAATAACGGCAATATCCTCCACCGTCGACTATTTTCGAATGGCATATTGCTTGCTAACGAACTGA
- the LOC117567916 gene encoding phospholipase A2-like produces the protein MRAHQYVAALAAFITCVHGMGITVPGTKWCGPGNTAENFDDLGIEVELDTCCRAHDNCEQRILPNEQRYGLSNIGVFPIFSCGCEAAFRQCLVMLHNMQSAALGRIYFSTTSVCFAHGPPTVSCEEQQWDLFKKRCKSYKEDNSQPSRWQFYDLPFYTHLTEEDLQQTAANNQID, from the exons ATGCGAGCTCATCAATACGTGGCTGCTTTGGCGGCATTCATCACTTGTGTCCACGGCATGGGCATAACGGTGCCTGGCACCAAATGGTGTGGTCCCGGCAATACAGCAGAGAACTTCGACGATCTGGGTATTGAAGTGGAACTCGATACGTGTTGTCGAGCTCATGACAACTGTGAGCAAAGGATCTTACCTAATGAGCAACGCTACGGTCTTAGTAACATCGGTGTGTTTCCGAT cTTCTCTTGTGGTTGCGAGGCTGCCTTTCGTCAGTGCCTCGTCATGTTGCACAATATGCAGTCAGCTGCTTTGGGTCGTATTTATTTCAGTACCACAAGTGTTTGCTTTGCCCATGGACCGCCCACCGTGTCGTGCGAGGAGCAGCAGTGGGACTTATTTAAGAAGCGCTGCAAGAGCTACAAGGAGGATAATTCACAACCAAGTCGCTGGCAATTCTACGATTTGCCATTCTATACTCATCTTACCGAGGAGGATCTGCAGCAGACTGCGGCAAATAATCAGATCGATTGA
- the LOC117567912 gene encoding nucleolar protein 9: MQTESNDKRKRPKKKGNRFMRNAKGFAKQGIFGRGTHIDDDEFNYFINILDAMKAGFEDVEDRVNMANNVFEQTVDKEIHLSSNQIVSKAIESLIGFVDDAQLERFFAKFGESLRPLCSDRFASHVLQKMLEIAFLRGLGKAAALEQSDDAPNAAKRAKPDAAQVEEQYNLETKFSKAHREKCQEFVLRISKFMLNNLEDFVWDSCATHIMRTAILCLVGMHVPKIAFEKGGAELAKHRKLYTVPEEWHEVMKEFPQRLEMWPQFVDFPYQEHSSALLGVICLSLSVVDKSMLKHFGKKILTQSLLKPHDDVEDDDKKETKIEIDDDDNDGNASKEEQMETNEATENAKSEPPVILPKVFHYQCAVILLETLLSVAGAKLLTQLYAMLFSGRIAYLAQQQQTNFAVQRLLQHLKEVPDFEAVFNELQPQTEELLKMGYTGVVSGLSAACLRLGAKQAQMISALQNALHVSGDKEKSKMFFNCLVKLKPHELLAGDQSGFVHLHGSLIVQHILQFNKPIFLVNCILELPAVQLSQVFNTPNGSHIVDAFLQSKYIGEKSRERLIRLLDGFYVDLAITRHGSRVLDQCFKAAQETQKLNIAKELSNKANMLKGSPFGRLIYTKYRLDTYKLSASQWQASLGQQLQKQEDEKEGKSKKRSAKTATELFKDILTQ; the protein is encoded by the exons ATGCAAACGGAAAGTAATGATAAAAGAAAGCGTCCCAAAAAGAAAGGCAACCGCTTTATGCGCAATGCCAAGGGATTCGCTAAGCAAGGCATTTTCGGACGCGGCACGCACATTGACGACGATGAGTTCAACTACTTTATCAACATCTTGGATGCCATGAAAGCTGGTTTCGAGGATGTCGAGGATAGAG TTAACATGGCCAACAATGTATTTGAGCAAACAGTGGATAAGGAAATACACTTGTCCTCCAATCAAATTGTGTCCAAAGCAATTGAATCTCTCATTGGCTTTGTGGATGACGCACAACTGGAGCGATTCTTTGCCAAGTTCGGTGAGAGTTTGCGTCCACTGTGCTCCGACCGTTTCGCGTCGCATGTATTACAGAAAATGCTAGAAATTGCATTTCTTCGAGGATTAGGAAAGGCAGCAGCTCTTGAGCAGTCCGATGATGCTCCCAATGCCGCCAAACGGGCCAAACCCGATGCAGCACAAGTTGAGGAACAGTATAATCTGGAAACGAAATTCAGCAAGGCCCATCGTGAAAAGTGCCAGGAATTTGTGCTGCGGATATCCAAGTTTATGCTTAACAATTTAGAAGACTTTGTGTGGGATTCATGCGCCACTCACATCATGCGAACCGCGATACTTTGTCTGGTTGGCATGCATGTGCCGAAAATAGCCTTCGAGAAGGGCGGCGCGGAGCTGGCCAAGCATCGTAAGTTGTACACTGTGCCCGAGGAATGGCATGAGGTCATGAAGGAGTTTCCACAACGTTTGGAAATGTGGCCACAGTTCGTTGACTTTCCGTACCAGGAGCATTCGTCCGCCTTGCTGGGCGTCATATGTCTATCGCTCAGCGTGGTGGACAAAAGCATGTTGAAGCACTTTGGCAAGAAGATATTGACGCAAAGTTTGTTAAAGCCCCACGACGACGTTGAAGACGatgacaaaaaagaaacgaaaattGAGATTGATGATGACGATAACGATGGTAACGCTAGTAAGGAAGAGCAGATGGAGACCAATGAAGCGACAGAGAATGCCAAGAGTGAGCCACCGGTGATACTACCGAAAGTGTTTCACTACCAGTGTGCTGTTATTCTCCTCGAAACGCTGCTCAGTGTGGCAGGCGCCAAGTTGCTGACCCAGCTTTATGCCATGCTCTTTAGCGGACGCATCGCTTACctggcacagcagcaacaaaccaATTTCGCAGTGCAACGTCTGCTGCAGCACTTGAAGGAGGTGCCCGACTTTGAGGCGGTGTTCAATGAGCTTCAGCCGCAGACGGAGGAACTGCTTAAGATGGGCTACACTGGCGTTGTATCTGGCCTGTCGGCAGCTTGCTTGCGTTTGGGTGCGAAGCAGGCACAAATGATTTCGGCCCTTCAGAACGCTTTGCATGTCTCTGGGGACAAGGAGAAATCCAAAATGTTCTTCAACTGTCTCGTTAAACTGAAACCACATGAGCTGTTGGCTGGCGATCAGTCGGGCTTTGTGCATCTGCACGGTTCGCTAATAGTGCAGCATATCTTGCAGTTTAATAAGCCCATATTTCTGGTCAATTGCATCCTGGAATTGCCCGCTGTGCAGCTGTCGCAAGTCTTTAACACACCTAATGGCTCCCATATTGTGGATGCCTTCTTACAGAGCAAATACATTGGCGAGAAGTCCCGTGAACGTCTGATACGACTGCTGGATGGCTTCTATGTGGATCTGGCCATCACTCGGCATGGCTCGCGTGTGTTGGATCAGTGCTTCAAGGCGGCACAGGAAACACAGAAGCTGAATATTGCCAAGGAACTGAGTAATAAGGCCAATATGTTAAAGGGCTCGCCATTTGGCCGCCTCATCTACACAAAATATCGCTTGGATACCTACAAATTGTCGGCCAGCCAATGGCAGGCTAGTTTGGGACAGCAGCTACAAAAGCAGGAAGATGAGAAGGAGGGCAAGTCGAAGAAACGGTCAGCGAAAACAGCGACCGAGTTATTTAAGGATATTCTTACGCAATAA